Genomic segment of Syntrophales bacterium:
GCCGGGCGACGGCTTCCTCGTTTCCCGCCTCCACTCCCAGGTGAAATCCACCCAGACCCTTGATCGCCAGGATGCGGCCGCCCTTCAGGAGGCCGATGGCCTGCTCGATCTCATCGTCGGAAGTGACGGGACGGCCTTCGGCGTCCAGGAGCTGGAGGGACGGCCCGCAGACGGCGCAGGCGTTCGGCTCCGCGTGGAACCGTCGGTCGAGCGGGTCCTCGTATTCCCGGCGGCAGTCCGGGCAGAGGGGAAAACAGGCCATGGACGTGTTTTCCCGGTCGTAGGGGATGTCCCGGATGATGGTCAGCCGCGGGCCGCAGTCGGTGCAGTTGATGAAGGGGTAGCGGTATCGCCGGTCCCCGGGGTCGTCCAGCTCCGCCAGGCAGGCCGCGCAGGGGGCCACGTCGGGGGACAGGCGGACGCCCGCCTTCCCGGTGTCTTCGCTGGGAGCGATCCGGAAGTCCCGGTCTCCCCGGGGGGGTACCTCCGCGGACGCAACGGAAGTGACCTCCGCCAGCGGGGGCAGGGCATCGAGAACGTCCCCACCGAACCGGCGGACCGCCTCGGGGGCCCCTTCCACCTCAACGATCACCCCGTCGGTGCGGTTCTGGACGAATCCCGCCAGGGACCGTTCCCGGGCCAGCCGGTAGATGAAGGGGCGGAATCCCACGCCCTGGACGATTCCGGAGAAATGCCAGGCGAGGCGCATCGTTGCTGGCGCCCCGGCGGCGCTCCGGCCGGGCGCGGGCATGCCTATTCCACCCGCCGGCTTTGCATCCGTTTGGTGAGCCACGCGATCCACCCCTCCAGGCCTTCTCCGGTCTTGCAGGACACCTCGAAGATCTCGATCCCGGGATGGAGGGCCCGGGCGTCCCGGCAGGCCTTGGCGAGGTCGAAATCGACGTACGGGAGGAGATCGATCTTGTTGATGAGGAGAACCGACGCTTCCTGGAACATCAGGGGGTACTTGGCCGGCTTGTCGGCGCCCTCGGGGACGCTGAGGATCATGACCTTGTCGTTTTCCCCGATGCGGAACTCCGCCGGGCAGACCAGGTTTCCCACGTTTTCCACGATGAGGAGGTCCGTCTCGTCCAGGTTCAGGTCCGCCAGGGCCTCCCGGACCATGTTGCCGTCCAGGTGGCATCCCCCGCCGGTGTTGATCTGCACCGCCGGGATTCCCAGGGCGGCCACGCGGTCGGCGTCGAAAGTATCCTGGATATCCCCCTCGATGACGGCGATTCGGACCCGGTCGCGGAGGGCCAGGATGGTCCGCTCCACCAGGGAGGTCTTGCCGGCACCGGGGGAGCTCATCAGGTTCATGACATACAGGTTCTTCTCGTCGAACAGCGCCCGGTTTCCATCGGCGATCCGGTCGTTGGCGTCGAGGACGTTCTGAACGACTCTGACTTTCATGAAATTCCTCCCTTTGCTCTGGAATATTTGAAATGCGCCGCGCAGGTCCCCTCGGAGGACACCATGCAAGGACCCACGGGCTGCGAGGGTGTGCAGACGCGGCGGAACAGGGGACAGTCCTCGGGGGTGCGGACGCCCCGGAGGATCTCCCCGCAGGAGCAGCCCCTGATTTCTTCCGGGGGCATTTCCGGGACGGGATGACGGGATCGGGCGTCCCAGGTCCCGAAGTCATCCCGGAAAACGAGACCGCTTGCCGGGATTGTTCCCAGGCCCCGCCACTCGGCGTCGGAGGGACGGAACACCCGCTCCATCACCTCCCGGGCCCGGATGTTTCCCTCCGGTTTGAGCCCCCTCGTGTACTGGATCTCCACGTCGAATGTTCCCTCCGCAATCTGCCGGAGAAGCATCAGGATCCCCTCCAGGATGTCCGCCGGCTCGAACCCGGTAATGACCGCCGCCCGGCCCGAGGCGGGGATCCGCTCGTAGGCGGCGGTTCCCGTGATGGTGCTGACGTGGCCCGGGCAGAGAAAGCCATCGATATGGAGATCCGGGTCGTCCAGGAGGGCCTGGAGGACCGGCGGGACGACCTTGTGGACGGAGAAGACGGTCAGGTTGGACAGGCCGCGCTTCCGGGCCGCCAGGATCGCGGAGGCCACCGTGGGCGAGGTCGTCTCGAAGCCGATGCCCATGAAGACAATCTCTTTTAAAGACTCGGCTTCCGCCAGGGACAGGCAGTCCGCCGCGGAGGATACCACCCGGACGTCAGCGCCGTCGGCCCGCAGCAACTGCAGGCTGCGACCGCCCGAGCCGGGAACCCGCAGCATGTCCCCGAAGGTGGCAAAGACCACGTTTTCCCTGCCGGCGAGATGGAGGGCCGTATCCACGTCGCGGGTGGAAGTGACGCAGACGGGGCAGCCTGGGCCCGAGATCAGGCGGAGATTCCGGGGCAGAAGGGCCTTCAGCCCGTGGCGGGCGATCGCCTGGGTGTGGGTCCCGCAGACCTCCATCAGGGTGATCGTCCGGTCCCCGAGCGAGCCGGCCGTCTCCCCGATCAGGGCAAGCATGCCGCGGATCAGCGAGGGGTCCCGGTATTCGTCAATATATTTCATGGTCGATCAGCTCTTTCAGGAAGGCCAGTTTTTCCACGGCCAGGGCCTCGTCGATCCGATGGATGGCATAGCCCGCGTGGGAGATGACGTAGTCCCCGGGCCCGACCGGCTCGTCCACGATGTCGAGGCACACCTCCCGCGTCGTGCCGCCGATCTCGATGACGGCGAAGTTATCTTCGTCGATGGAAAGTATTTTCCCGGGAAAGCCGATGCACATGGTTTTTTACTCCTGACAGACTGCGGAATGGCTGTTTTCAGGCTGTTCAAAAAGGGTTGAATGCAAGGCGCCCGAAATACCGAGCCGCGAGTCGTACGTTTGGGTACGTCAGGGCGTCGGGGTATGAAAGCAACGCAGCGGGCAGCCCCTATTCAGCACCCGTCCACTTCCATTTCGATCAGCTTCATTTCCTCCGTCCCCCCCGTCAGCAGCACCTCGCTGCCGCCGCAGTCGGGACATTCTCCCGTGAAGGAGGGCGGCGACAGTTCCTTTTCACAGTTCAGGCAGTAGACGGTCACCGGACGGATGTCGAACCGGAGGACGGCCCCCTCGGCCCTGGTGCCCTGCGACTGGACGGAGAAGGCGAACCGGAGGGCCTGAGGATCGATGCAGGACAGGCGGCCGAAGGACAAAAGCAGGCTGTTCACCGTTTCGAAAGGGGTCTTCCGCGCCTGTTCCTCCACGATCTCCAGAAGTGACTGAACGAGAGACAGCTCATGCATCGCGCACCGGTTCCGTCCGGATGCCCAGGGCGTCCATCTCCTGCAGAAGAAGCTGTTCCATCACCGGCAACCGCCTCGTCATCTCCTCCGTCATCTCCAACCCCATGTCCCGCCACTGGTGCGGGACGATGCACAGGAAAGTGATTTCCGGCAGGTCGCCCATCATCTCGGCCTTGCACAGGACGTCGGAGAAGCTGACCTCGTGGGCCGTCGTGGGAGGGGGCAGATATGTAGACATCTCCTCATGGGTGAACCGGTAGATCGATCCCGGCGGATCCGGCAGCTTGATCGTATCGATGACAATCATCCGCTCGCATTGATCGAAAAGGCCCAGGAGGACGTACCCCAGGGTTCCCCCGTCCACGGCCTCCGCTTCTTCGGGCAAACGGTGGCGCTCCAGGAACCAGTGGAGAAAGTGAACCCCGAAGCCTTCGTCCTTCGTGATGATGTTGCCCAGCCCCAGGATGATGAGCTTCTTCTTTTCCATCATGGTGATGCTGCTGTTTATAAGGGAAGGGGGAAGCGCTTGACGGCTTCCCCCTTCCGGGAACGTTTTCAAGATCCGGCGATCCTGTCTCCGCCGCATTCCGGTCCGATCAGTGTTCTCCCTTCTTGAAGACGACGCCGCTGATCATGGAGGACACGGTGCCCTGCTTGAAGATCACGTCGTACCAGAAGGCCATGTAGATGTGGACGATGATGAAGAGCACGAAGGCCCAGGTCAGGACATGGTGGATGTATCGGACGGTGGCCAGCCCCCCCATGATGATCTCGAAAGGCTTGAGAACCGGATAGACCAGGGCCGTCCAGCCGGCATGGTATCCCGCCCCCATGAGGATCAGGCCCGTCAGGCAGATCAGGAACACCATGAAGAGAAGCCCGCCGTAGGCCAGGGACTGGAGCGGTCCGTACAGGTACTTGTGGTCCGGCGGCTCCTTGGAGACCAGCAGGTAGAACTTGACCTGTTTGACGGTGTTGGTGAAATCCGTCCAGGCGAAGAAGTCCTTCCAGTCGGCGTGGAACCGGGAGAAAACGGCCAGGTAGAGGCGCCAGACGAACAGGAACAGGAGCAGCACGCCGAAGAATACATGGACGCCTCGCGTGTTGCCCATGAAGAACTTGTTGACCGTTTCGCCCTGGGTCAGCGTAAAGGGGGAGGCGATGTAGAAACCCGTCACGATGAGGGCGAAGATGGAGAAGGCCATGATCCAGTGGTTGTAGCGGATGGCCACGGACCATTCCTTTTTCGGGACGATGTTTTTCATGGCAGACTCCTTTCTCCTATGCCACCCGGTACTTGCGGATCTCGTTGGTCTGCGGGTCGATGATGTGAACGGCGCAGGCCATGCAGGGATCGAAGGAGTGGATCGTCCGTATGATCTCCAGCGGCTGGTCGGCCTTGGCCAGTTTCAGGCCGATCAGGGACTCCTCGTAGGGGCCTCGCCGCCCGCCCTTGTCGCGGGGCGAGCAGTTCCAGGTGGAGGGGACGATGGCCTGGTAGTTGGCGATCACCTTGTCCTCGATGCGGATCCAGTGTCCCAGGGCTCCCCGGGGCGGTTCCGTCATGCCGCGTCCCTCGCCCTTCTTCGGCACGTCGCACTTCGTCCAGGTGCGCGTGTCGCCGGCCTTGACGTTCTTGATCAGCTCGTTCACCCACCCCTCGATGTGATCGGCGACGTATTTCGTCTCGATGGCCCGGGCGGCCGTCCGGCCGAGGGTCGAGAAGAGAACCGTCACCGGGAGGCCCGCTGCCTTCAGGGTCCCGTCGATGAGGTTCTTGAGCTCCGTGTGTCCCTGTGAATAGGCGACGACGAGCCGCGCCAACGGACCCACTTCGTAAGGGAGGCCGTCGTACCGCGGGGCCTTGCACCAGGAGTACTTCTCGTTCCCCTTCAGATGCCCTTCCTTGTCAAACCCCGTGTATTCGGGATACGTCCAACCCTTGTAGGGATGGAGGGGGCCCTTGTCCTGGTACCAGGCATGGCTGACTTCCTCGGTGATCTTTTCCTCGTCCAGGGACATCGGGTGAGCCACATCGGCGCCCTTGACGAGTCCCCGGGGGAAGAGGAGGCTCGTCCAGCCGTCATCCAGGGGGAGCCCGCCGTAGGCCAGGAAGTTCTTGACGCCGCCGCCAAGCCCCTGGATGCCTTCCTCCTTGTAGTAGGCCGCCGCCAGGAGAACGTCGGGGATGTAGGCGTTCTCGATGAAGTTCTTCATCTCCTTGAGCCGGAACAGGTACTCGCCGAGGCGCGAGGCGTCCAGGGCGTCCATGACCGACGAGACGCCACCCACGACCAGGCTCTGGGGATGGGGGTTCTTGCCGCCGAAGATGGCTGTCATCGCGGAGCCGACCTTGGAGACCTGCAGCGCGTCCAGGTAATGGGACGTGATGATCAGGTTGGCCTCCGGGGGCAGCTTGTAAGAGGGGTTGCCCCAATAGGCATTGGCGAAAGGACCGAGGCGTCCCGACTGGACGAACTTGGTCAGGCGCTGCTGAACCGCCTTGTAATGGGTCTCGGAGCAGTTGTAGGGATTCGCGCAGTAGGCCCGGGCCATCTCCACGGCCTTCTTCGGATCCGCCTTAAGGGCGCTGGTGATGTCCACCCAGTCCAGCCCGTGGAGGTGGTAGAAGTGCATGACGTGGTCGTAGAGGTACTGGGCGCCGCTGATGAGGTTCCGGACGAGCCGGGCGTTCGTCGGCGCCTGGACCTTGAAGGCGTCCTCGCAGGCGAGGATGCTGGCTTCGTAGTGGACGTAGGTGCAGACGCCGCAGAAACGCTGGGTGATGAGGCCGGCGTCCCGGGGGTCGCGTCCCTTCAGGATCGTTTCGAAGCCCCGCCACAGGGTGATGCTGCTCCAGGCGTCCCGGACGGTGTTCGAGGAGTCCAGTTCGACTTCAATTCTCAGGTGTCCCTCAATGCGGGTAATGGGATCGATAATCATTCGCGTGGCCATATAGAATACCTCCCGTCGCCTATTCCTTGTTTGCGGTGTCGTTGTCGTTCCGGTGGACCCAGGCCGTTGCCCCGGCATGGGCCGCGATGCCGGCGACGGTTGCGACCGTCAGCCCCATGGCGATGTGGTCCACCGTCGCTTCGCCGCCGCCGATGGTTGCATCCTGAATCGGCTTTTCCAGCGGTGCCATCGTGTCCCAGAAATTCGGCTCCGTGCAGCCGATGCAGCCATGCCCGGCCATGATGGGCCAGGAAACTGCATCGTTGAACCGGACCCGGCCGCAGTTGGCGAAGGTGTAAGGTCCCTTGCATCCCACCTTGTAGAGGCACCAGCCCTTTTTGGCGCCGTCGTCGCCCCACTCCTCGACGAACTCGCCCGCGTCGTAGTGGGGGCGGCGCTCGCAGTAGTCGTGGATGCGCTTGCCGTAGGCCCAGACCGGGCGTCCGAGGCCGTCCAGGGCCGGCAGACCGCCGAACATCAGGTAGTGCAGGATCGTGCCGACGAAGTTGATCGGATTGGGGGGGCAGCCGGCGATGTTCACCGTCTGGAGGCCCAGGGCCCGGCCGACGCCGGCTGCATCGGTCGGATTCGGCTTTGCCGCCTGGACGTTGCCGAAGGCGGAGCAGCTGCCGATGCAGATCGTCATGGCCGCCTTGGATGTCACCTCCCTGGCCACTTCGAGGCCCGTCTTGCCCTTCGGCCCCAGGGTCAGGTACTTGCCGCCCATCCCGAGCGGAATGGCTCCTTCCACGACGCAGACGAACTTCCCTGGGAAATCATGGAGGGCCTTTTCGAGGCACTGCTCGGCCTGGTAGCCGGAGGCGGCCATCAGGGTCTCATGATATTCGAGGGAAATGGTGTCGAGGAGGATGTCGTCGATGTTGGGATAGGACGTGCGCAGAAGGGCTTCGCTGCAGCCGGTGCACTCGGCCATGTGAAGCCAGACGACGGGGACCCGGCTGAACTGTTCCGCCGCCCGGGCCACCATGGGCTTGAAGACGGGCGGAAGCATCAGGGCGCCCGTCATGATCGACGTCCACTTGAGGAACGACCGGCGGGTGACGCCGCGCTCCTTCAGGACAGCCTGAAAGTCCTCCACTGGCGGCGGCAGCTCGCGGTCCATCCTGTCCAGATGGACGTTGCAGCGGTCCAACAGTTCGCGGTACTGCTTCCGCACCACACGATCGTATTGCGCGCTTTTCTGGTGTGCCATACTTCCCCCTTTCAGCTTGGATCGGAATATCCGCCCCGGAACGGGGTCTGGAAAGATTCCTGGCGGTATTGTTATGTCCGGAATAACATATATGCCGCCGGTGACATAAGTCAGATCAGACATACTGTCAAGGGGAAAAATCCAAAAAGCGCAATGATGTCACTGGTATGTATTTCGTGCTACGAGGAAGGATTGTACGGGATTTCTACTTCTTCACATAGTGCTGCTTGTCGAACCACTCTTCCGTTGCGCGGATACAGGCGTTGAGTCGTTCCTCCAGTTCTTCGAACTGATGCAGGAGACGTTTTGCCTCCTCCGTCAGGTGGCCGCCCTTTTCATGGGACCCCTTTTCGATGAGGGAGATTCCGAGCCGCTGCTCCGATGCCCGCACCCGTCCCCAGGCCGCCCGGTAGGACATCCCGAGCTTCTTGGCAGCCGCGTTCAGGCTGCCGCAGGCCTCGACCGCCCGGAACAGCTCCTGCCTGCCGTGTCCGAAGATGACCTTGCCGTCGCTCTCCAGCCAGACCTTATGACGGATCTTCATGGTGTGGTTGCCCTCCTTTCCTCATGCATAGGGGGATCGGCCCTGGCAGGCGAGGCAGGATCCACCGTCCCGGAGTGGGTAGGCCTCCCCGCAGGACGGGCAGACGGCCGTCGGCCCCAGGCGTTTCTTCTCCAAAAACTCCGGTTTCACAAAGACACGCTGCGTGCTCAGGATGGAGGTTGCGGCCTCCCGGATCTCCTTCAGCAGCGCTTCGAAGTCCTGTTCCCGTTTGGGGATGCGCTTGAAATACCAGGAATCGATCTGGGGCCACGCTTTGAGTTTCTCCGTGTCCATGTACACCCGGACGCCTTCTCCGGTGCTCTTCTCGTACATGGTCAGGGCGAAGCGGCCGGTGTCGAAAATCTTCATCCAGCCGTTCCCGATGGTGCAGGGAGTGAGGATCTGGACGGCGTCGGGAAGGCAGACCCTGGTTTCGCAGAGGGCGTCGAAGAACTCCCCCTCCGGGAGGTTCTGCTGCGCCAGGTCCACCATGAATCCGCCGATGATGAGGCCGGGGGCCATGCTCCCGTGGAACGACTTGATAAGATGAAGGTACTCTTCCAGTGAATAGGTTCCGATTTGCATGGAGTCTCCTTGTTAACGTGGATACGGTTTCAAATCAAGCCAGCACTGTTGACTCAGATCGGGTTTGAATCCGGTCTTACAACAGGTTGATGCGGATCGGATTTCAAATCCGGCCTGCCACCTTTTAAAAAGCAAGCGACAGCTTCGGCTCCCGAACGGCCTTCGACACCGGGTCACCCGAGCCGGAGGCGCCGGTGATCTCTTCCAGCCAGTCCCGGTCGATCTTGCCGTCCACGACGGGCAGGATGACGTCCGCCATGTACAGGGCTTCCGTGATGTCGTGGGTCACGTACAGGACGGACAACCGGCGCTCTTCTTTGATTTTCTTCAACTCGTCCCGGAGCTTTCGGCGCGTGACCACGTCGAGGGCGGA
This window contains:
- a CDS encoding HypC/HybG/HupF family hydrogenase formation chaperone, which produces MCIGFPGKILSIDEDNFAVIEIGGTTREVCLDIVDEPVGPGDYVISHAGYAIHRIDEALAVEKLAFLKELIDHEIY
- the hypA gene encoding hydrogenase maturation nickel metallochaperone HypA; this translates as MHELSLVQSLLEIVEEQARKTPFETVNSLLLSFGRLSCIDPQALRFAFSVQSQGTRAEGAVLRFDIRPVTVYCLNCEKELSPPSFTGECPDCGGSEVLLTGGTEEMKLIEMEVDGC
- the hypB gene encoding hydrogenase nickel incorporation protein HypB → MKVRVVQNVLDANDRIADGNRALFDEKNLYVMNLMSSPGAGKTSLVERTILALRDRVRIAVIEGDIQDTFDADRVAALGIPAVQINTGGGCHLDGNMVREALADLNLDETDLLIVENVGNLVCPAEFRIGENDKVMILSVPEGADKPAKYPLMFQEASVLLINKIDLLPYVDFDLAKACRDARALHPGIEIFEVSCKTGEGLEGWIAWLTKRMQSRRVE
- a CDS encoding hydrogenase maturation protease, which gives rise to MMEKKKLIILGLGNIITKDEGFGVHFLHWFLERHRLPEEAEAVDGGTLGYVLLGLFDQCERMIVIDTIKLPDPPGSIYRFTHEEMSTYLPPPTTAHEVSFSDVLCKAEMMGDLPEITFLCIVPHQWRDMGLEMTEEMTRRLPVMEQLLLQEMDALGIRTEPVRDA
- a CDS encoding nickel-dependent hydrogenase large subunit, whose protein sequence is MATRMIIDPITRIEGHLRIEVELDSSNTVRDAWSSITLWRGFETILKGRDPRDAGLITQRFCGVCTYVHYEASILACEDAFKVQAPTNARLVRNLISGAQYLYDHVMHFYHLHGLDWVDITSALKADPKKAVEMARAYCANPYNCSETHYKAVQQRLTKFVQSGRLGPFANAYWGNPSYKLPPEANLIITSHYLDALQVSKVGSAMTAIFGGKNPHPQSLVVGGVSSVMDALDASRLGEYLFRLKEMKNFIENAYIPDVLLAAAYYKEEGIQGLGGGVKNFLAYGGLPLDDGWTSLLFPRGLVKGADVAHPMSLDEEKITEEVSHAWYQDKGPLHPYKGWTYPEYTGFDKEGHLKGNEKYSWCKAPRYDGLPYEVGPLARLVVAYSQGHTELKNLIDGTLKAAGLPVTVLFSTLGRTAARAIETKYVADHIEGWVNELIKNVKAGDTRTWTKCDVPKKGEGRGMTEPPRGALGHWIRIEDKVIANYQAIVPSTWNCSPRDKGGRRGPYEESLIGLKLAKADQPLEIIRTIHSFDPCMACAVHIIDPQTNEIRKYRVA
- the cybH gene encoding Ni/Fe-hydrogenase, b-type cytochrome subunit; the encoded protein is MKNIVPKKEWSVAIRYNHWIMAFSIFALIVTGFYIASPFTLTQGETVNKFFMGNTRGVHVFFGVLLLFLFVWRLYLAVFSRFHADWKDFFAWTDFTNTVKQVKFYLLVSKEPPDHKYLYGPLQSLAYGGLLFMVFLICLTGLILMGAGYHAGWTALVYPVLKPFEIIMGGLATVRYIHHVLTWAFVLFIIVHIYMAFWYDVIFKQGTVSSMISGVVFKKGEH
- a CDS encoding hydrogenase small subunit, whose translation is MAHQKSAQYDRVVRKQYRELLDRCNVHLDRMDRELPPPVEDFQAVLKERGVTRRSFLKWTSIMTGALMLPPVFKPMVARAAEQFSRVPVVWLHMAECTGCSEALLRTSYPNIDDILLDTISLEYHETLMAASGYQAEQCLEKALHDFPGKFVCVVEGAIPLGMGGKYLTLGPKGKTGLEVAREVTSKAAMTICIGSCSAFGNVQAAKPNPTDAAGVGRALGLQTVNIAGCPPNPINFVGTILHYLMFGGLPALDGLGRPVWAYGKRIHDYCERRPHYDAGEFVEEWGDDGAKKGWCLYKVGCKGPYTFANCGRVRFNDAVSWPIMAGHGCIGCTEPNFWDTMAPLEKPIQDATIGGGEATVDHIAMGLTVATVAGIAAHAGATAWVHRNDNDTANKE
- a CDS encoding LysR family transcriptional regulator — encoded protein: MKIRHKVWLESDGKVIFGHGRQELFRAVEACGSLNAAAKKLGMSYRAAWGRVRASEQRLGISLIEKGSHEKGGHLTEEAKRLLHQFEELEERLNACIRATEEWFDKQHYVKK
- a CDS encoding formylmethanofuran dehydrogenase subunit E family protein, translated to MQIGTYSLEEYLHLIKSFHGSMAPGLIIGGFMVDLAQQNLPEGEFFDALCETRVCLPDAVQILTPCTIGNGWMKIFDTGRFALTMYEKSTGEGVRVYMDTEKLKAWPQIDSWYFKRIPKREQDFEALLKEIREAATSILSTQRVFVKPEFLEKKRLGPTAVCPSCGEAYPLRDGGSCLACQGRSPYA
- the hypD gene encoding hydrogenase formation protein HypD, giving the protein MKYIDEYRDPSLIRGMLALIGETAGSLGDRTITLMEVCGTHTQAIARHGLKALLPRNLRLISGPGCPVCVTSTRDVDTALHLAGRENVVFATFGDMLRVPGSGGRSLQLLRADGADVRVVSSAADCLSLAEAESLKEIVFMGIGFETTSPTVASAILAARKRGLSNLTVFSVHKVVPPVLQALLDDPDLHIDGFLCPGHVSTITGTAAYERIPASGRAAVITGFEPADILEGILMLLRQIAEGTFDVEIQYTRGLKPEGNIRAREVMERVFRPSDAEWRGLGTIPASGLVFRDDFGTWDARSRHPVPEMPPEEIRGCSCGEILRGVRTPEDCPLFRRVCTPSQPVGPCMVSSEGTCAAHFKYSRAKGGIS